GGTCATGATGTGGCTTCTGTCAGCATTGCGATCAATGAGCTGAAAAGCCACAAAAATGGTCTTCCAAAAGCTATTATTGCAAATACGGTAAAAGGAAAGGGCGTTTCCTATATGGAAAACAAGCTGGAGTGGCACTACTTGCCAATGAATAAAGATCAATATGAGCAGGCAACCCTTGAAGTGAAGGAGCGCTATTTTAATGAATTAACGAATGCTTGATCATTTACCGGTTTACCGCGAGAAAATTGAGAGTTTAAAAGGTCCAATTTTCGTTTTCGGGGCCAGCGGCTTCATCGGCGCCAATCTATTTAATGACATTTTCAAGATCCGCAAGGATTGTTTTGCATTAACACACGATGCAACCAAAGCATGGAGATTGAAATTGCTCGATGTGCCTTTTGAAAATATCATCCACTGCGATATCCTTTCAAATAACTCCGTTCAGGAGATTTTTGAAAAATATAAACCGCAAACCATATTCAACCTGGCCGCTTACGGTGCTTACAGCAAGCAAAGTAATGTTAACCTGACCTACGAGACCAATGTAATAGGAACGGTCAACATCCTGCAAAACTGTACGCCGGAAATGGTTTATATCCACGCAGGAAGCAGCTCCGAATATGGTTTCAATTGCACAGCTCCAAAGGAAACCGACCGTGTAGAGCCGAACAGTCATTATGCCGTTTCCAAGGTTTCAGCTGCGTATCTGCTTGAATATTATGCCAAAGTAGCTGATCTCAAAACACTGAACCTGAGGTTATATTCAATATATGGCTACTGGGAAGAGCCTGACAGGCTGATTCCGAAATTGATCGAAAACGCGCGGAAAAAGCAGCTGCCGTCGCTGGTTTCACCGGATATCAGCCGCGATTTCGTTTTTATTGAAGACTGTGTTGAAGCATTTCTGGACGCTGCATTGAAGGTCAGCAAAGAAACTTCCGGAAGATCTTACAATATCGCCACTGGTAAAAAAACGACCATGGGCGACCTGGTCGAGACAACCCGCTCCACATTCTCGATTACACAGCAGCCTCAATGGGGCAGTATGTCGAACAGGAAATGGGACCTGGCTGGCTGGTTTGGCGACCCGCATTCTTTTGAAGCAGATTTTGGGTGGAAGGCCCGTACTTCGCTCGAAACCGGCCTTTCGAAATACAGTCAGTGGCAGGAGGAAATCCGGTACGAATACAAGGTGATCCCGGCTTTTGAAAATCCGAAGTTAAATCCGGTTATTACTGCGATCATTGCTTGCTACAAGGACGCTCAGGCGATTCCATTCATGTACGAGCGGCTTGTTAAAACTTTTAATGACCTGAAAGTTCGGTACGAAATCATCTTTGTAAATGACAGCTCGCCGGACAATCAGGAGGAAGTAATTAATAAAATCTGCGATAAAGACCCGAATGTGGTAGGGATCAGTCACTCGCGGAACTTTGGTTCTCAATCTGCCTTTCTAAGCGGAATGGAGATATCAACGGGCGATTGTGTCGTTTTAATGGACGGAGATTTACAGGATCCGCCGGAGATCATTCCTGCATTCTATGAAAAATGGATGGAAGGAAATGATGTGGTTTACGGTGTGCGGGTACAGCGGGAAATGAAGCCGCATATCCACTTTTTCTATAAGACATTTTACAAGCTTTTCCAGGGACTCAGCTACATTCCTATCCCACGCGATGCGGGTGATTTTTCGATGATCGATCGGAAAGTTGTAAAAGAATTAGTGGACCTGCCTGAAACCGAGCAGTTTTTAAGAGGTCTTCGCGCCTGGGTTGGTTTTAAGCAAACTGGCGTTCCTTATGTAAGGCCTGAACGAATGTTCGGAGTTTCGACAAATAACTGGACCAAGAATATCTGGTGGGCGAAAAAGGCGATATTCTCATTCAGTTTTGCGCCGCTGGAACTGATGAGTTATGCCGGATTTGCACTGACAGGGCTTTCAATTCTGGGGATAATCTGGCAGATACTCGCCAAATTTTTCTTCTTCCGGGATACGCCGCACGGGGTTACCACGATTATAGTCCTGATCGTATTCTTTGGCGGATTAACAATCCTCGGAATTTCGTTTTTGGGAGAATACATCACCAAAATATTTGAAGAAACTAAAAAGCGACCCAAATACATTCGCACCAGAATCCGCCGTGGCGCCAAATCATACAAAACCGCCGACGAGATTCGCGCTTTAGTGAAGCAATTGAGGAAGTAATTTTAAAGGTTTGCTAATCAGCAATTTAACTTGGCATAAGATTGAATTTTTCGAAATAATTTCGCAGCTTCATATTTGCTTTAAGTCAATCATAAATAGCAGTTTGATTCATCATCAACAATGAGAAAAGAATTTTCAAATGCCATGGAACAGTTAGCAGTGGAAGACGATTCTATCGTCTTTATCACGGGCGACCTTGGCTATAATGCACTGGAAAATTTACAGGCGAAACTTGGCAAGCGTTTTATCAATGCAGGCGTCGCTGAGCAGAATATGGTTGGAGTGGCCGCAGGTTTTGCGCACAAAGGTTATAAGGTATTTTGTTACAGCATCGCGCCGTTTATCGTTTACAGATGCCTGGAACAATTCCGCAACGACGTATGTTTCAACAACTTGCCTGTTTTTTTAGTGGGAAACGGAGGTGGTTATGGTTATGGTATTATGGGCAGCAGCCACCATACTATTGAAGACCTGGCTTGCCTGAGCGGACAGCAGAATGCCAATGTCTGGGTGCCTGCATTTGCTGACGAGGTAGATCATGTTGTGAAACAAATTGCACGCGATGCGCGTCCGGCTTACCTGCGCCTCGGAGCCGGAAAAACCACCCCTGAAAACAGCACTACTACCGGTTCATTTAAGATTATTCATCAACCTGAGCATGCCGACATTACCGTCTTTGCGTTAGGGCCGATCGCGAATAACGTACTTTCTGCACTTTCACTATCCGAAGAACTTGCGTCCAAAGTAAACGTAGTTACTGCATTGCATTTCCCTTTGAAAATCAATGAAGACCTGAGCGAGCTGATCAAAAAAGCACCCGCTATCCTGGTGGCCGAGGAGCATATCAGCACCGGTGGACTTGCGCAGCAATTGTCTGTTCAGCTGCTGGAAAAGGGTATTTTCCCTCGCGCGTTCAAAAGTTTGAAGGCAGAGGGTTATCCGAATGCCCGCTACGGAAGCCAGAGCTATCACCAGAAGATTTCAGGACTTGATCCGGATTCTATTTTATCCCATTTGAGTCAATTAATGATACCGGCATGACAAAAAAGGCTTTAACGATCATTCTGAGCCTGATCCTTTTGTTACCGGTCCTCATTTATTTTACGGTCTGGAACTACTACGCTATCAATATCCCCAAGTGGGATGACCATACTTTCAAAGCATTCATCATAGAATTCAGCCAGGCGACTGACTGGAAAGGCGAGCTTCGTGCATTAATGAGGCAGCATAATGAACACAGGATCGCTACGACCCGCCTCATTACGTGGATTGATTTCAAGATTTTCGGAGCACTCAATTACCGGCATTTGATGATAGCGGGAAACCTGTTGCTGCTTGCAGTGATCCCGTTGTGGTATGAGCTTTTGAAAAAGAACAAAAAGCCTCTTTTTGCGCTGGTACCTGTCCCATTCCTTTGGCTTACGCTCGCGTTTCACGAAAATATGTTCTGGGGAATGTCTGCGATCCAGAATTTTGGGGTTGTTACGCTCACGCTCTGGACCCTGTTTTTATGCGTAAAGCCTAAAACCGCACCATTTATCGCCTCACTGGGCCTGGCCGTAGTAACCATACTGACAAGTGGAAACGGGTTGCTCGTACTTCCGCTGGGTGCCTTGCTCCTGTTCCTTTCAGGCAACCGCAAACGGTTTGCATTGTGGCTTGTATGGAGCGCCACTGCTGTAATTGCCTACTTTTATACCTACCAGAAACCGGAGTACAGCCCGGAATCCAAAGCGACCCTTTTTCAGCTTTTCAAGGGTTACATGTCGTTTCTTGGCTCCTTTGCCGAATCGTTTCCTGTCCTCGATCATTACCAGGTCTGCTTCTTTTTGGGTATCGTTTTATTTTTCGTCGCTGTTTCGATCGTTTCGACTACACTTTTCAGGATTATCAGAAATAAGTACACAAACAAATTCGAGCGGGTTACTGATCTGTTTTGTCTGGGCACAGTTCTGTTCATTCTCGGTACTGCGCTCATTGTCGTTTACTCAAGAGCCGGTTTTGGGATTGAGACACTGATTACCAGCAGGTACAAGATTTATTCTGTGCTGCTGTTGCTCGTTGCATATCTCTACGTTGTTATTCCGATCCG
This Dyadobacter sp. UC 10 DNA region includes the following protein-coding sequences:
- a CDS encoding NAD-dependent epimerase/dehydratase family protein, translated to MLDHLPVYREKIESLKGPIFVFGASGFIGANLFNDIFKIRKDCFALTHDATKAWRLKLLDVPFENIIHCDILSNNSVQEIFEKYKPQTIFNLAAYGAYSKQSNVNLTYETNVIGTVNILQNCTPEMVYIHAGSSSEYGFNCTAPKETDRVEPNSHYAVSKVSAAYLLEYYAKVADLKTLNLRLYSIYGYWEEPDRLIPKLIENARKKQLPSLVSPDISRDFVFIEDCVEAFLDAALKVSKETSGRSYNIATGKKTTMGDLVETTRSTFSITQQPQWGSMSNRKWDLAGWFGDPHSFEADFGWKARTSLETGLSKYSQWQEEIRYEYKVIPAFENPKLNPVITAIIACYKDAQAIPFMYERLVKTFNDLKVRYEIIFVNDSSPDNQEEVINKICDKDPNVVGISHSRNFGSQSAFLSGMEISTGDCVVLMDGDLQDPPEIIPAFYEKWMEGNDVVYGVRVQREMKPHIHFFYKTFYKLFQGLSYIPIPRDAGDFSMIDRKVVKELVDLPETEQFLRGLRAWVGFKQTGVPYVRPERMFGVSTNNWTKNIWWAKKAIFSFSFAPLELMSYAGFALTGLSILGIIWQILAKFFFFRDTPHGVTTIIVLIVFFGGLTILGISFLGEYITKIFEETKKRPKYIRTRIRRGAKSYKTADEIRALVKQLRK
- a CDS encoding transketolase family protein — encoded protein: MRKEFSNAMEQLAVEDDSIVFITGDLGYNALENLQAKLGKRFINAGVAEQNMVGVAAGFAHKGYKVFCYSIAPFIVYRCLEQFRNDVCFNNLPVFLVGNGGGYGYGIMGSSHHTIEDLACLSGQQNANVWVPAFADEVDHVVKQIARDARPAYLRLGAGKTTPENSTTTGSFKIIHQPEHADITVFALGPIANNVLSALSLSEELASKVNVVTALHFPLKINEDLSELIKKAPAILVAEEHISTGGLAQQLSVQLLEKGIFPRAFKSLKAEGYPNARYGSQSYHQKISGLDPDSILSHLSQLMIPA